GGTATTGAGCGGCACGGCGATCGCCGCGACCAGCAGCGTCAGGCGGATCGCCGCCATGGTGTCGGGGTCGTCGAAGGCGTTCATGAACGCCGGGACGCCCTTGCTGAGCGCTTCGGCGAAGACCGCGATCAGCGGCAGAAACAGGAAAAGCGTCAGAAAAGCGACGGCGATGGTGATCAGGGCCGCGCGCGTGAACGGCGATTCGGTGGTTGGCGGAGGCGAGACCATGCGCTTCTCCGCCTGCTCTCTTTCGATCATGGTCTTGTCCACCATGGCGGCAGCGATATCAAGCGCCATAGCCGTACCTCCTGCGGCTCCAGGCCTGGATGAGGTTGATCAGGAAGAGCATGACGAAGGAGAGCACCAGCATGACCGCGGCGATCGCGGTCGCCCCGGCATAATTGAACTCCTCCAGCTTGATGACGATGAGCAGCGGCGCGATCTCCGAGACATAGGGGATATTGCCCGCGATGAAGATCACCGAGCCGTACTCTCCGACCGCGCGGGCGAAGGCCAGCGCGAAACCGGTCAGCATCGCCGGCGCAAGCCCCGGCAGGATGATGCGGAAGACGGTCTGGAAGCGGCTTGCGCCGAGCGTGGCGGCAGCCTCCTCGACCTCACGATCGATCTCCTCCATGACCGGCTGCACGGTGCGCACGACGAACGGCAATCCGATGAAGATCAACGCGACGACGATGCCGAGCGGCGTGAACGCGACCTTGATGCCGAGGGGCGCGAGGAACTGCCCGATCAAGCCATTCGGCGCATAGATGGCGGCGAGCGAGATGCCCGCCACCGCTGTCGGAAGGGCAAAGGGGAGGTCGACCGCCGCATCGAGGATGCGCCGGCCGGGAAAGCGGTAGCGCACGAGGACCCATGCGACGATCATGCCGAAGACGGTGTTTACGATGGCGGCCGCCAGCGAGGCCCCGAAGCTGATCTGCAGCGCCTTGATCACACGCGGATCGCTGGCGATTGCCCAGAAATCGTTCCAGCCGAGATCGGCCGAGCGCCACGCGATGCCGGCAAGGGGAATGAGGATGATCAGCGTGAGGTAGACGATCGTGAAGCCGAGCGTCAGCCCGAAACCCGGGATGACGCTCGGCTTCCTGAACGCCCAGCCCCCGCGCGTGGCGGCGGCCGTACTCATCAGTTCGACGATGCCGGCTTGTAGATCTGGTCGAAGATGCCGCCGTCACCGAAGTGATAGGGCTGCGCCTTCGACCAGCCGCCGAAGATCGGGTCGTCGATCGAGACCAGTTCCAGCTTCGGCAGGTTCTGCAGGATCTCCGCCGGCACCACCGCCGGGTTGGACGGGCGATAGAAGTGCTTCGCCGCGATCTGCTGGCCTTCGTCGGAGTAGAGATAGTTCAGGTAGGCTTCCGCCACCTTGCGCGTGCCCTTGGCGTCGACATTGCCGTCGACGATGGTCACCGGCGGTTCGGCGAGGATGGAGGAGGGCGGCACGACGATGTCGAACTGGTCCGCGCCGAACTCCGCGCCGGCGAGCGCCGCCTCGTTCTCCCAGGCCAGCAGCACGTCGCCGATCTGCCGCTGCGCGAAGGTGGTAAGCGAGCCGCGCGCGCCGGTGTCGAGCACCGGAGCATGCTTGTAGAGGTCGCCGACGAAGCCCTTGATCTTCTCTTCGTCGCCGCCGAACTGCTTATGGGCCCAGGCCCAGGCCGCGAGATAGTTCCAGCGGGCGCCGCCGGACGTCTTGGGGTTGGGCGTGATGATCTGCACGTCGTCCTTCACCAGATCACCCCAGTCCTTGATTTCCTTCGGATTGCCCTTGCGGACGAGGAAGACGATGGTCGAGGTGTAGGGCGACGAGTTGTTGGGCAGGCGCTTGCGCCAGTCGGCCGGTATCTTGCCGCTCTCCCGGGCGATCGCGTCGATATCGCTTTCCAGCGCGAGCGTCACCACATCGGCGTCGAGCCCGTCGATGACGGCGCGCGCCTGCTTGCCGGAGCCGCCATGCGAGGCCTGG
The window above is part of the Rhizobiaceae bacterium genome. Proteins encoded here:
- a CDS encoding sulfate ABC transporter substrate-binding protein; amino-acid sequence: MTISRRSVLISSIVAAGMQFGGLGFAFADTTLLNVSYDPTRELYKEFNAAFAAKWKADTGETVTIQASHGGSGKQARAVIDGLDADVVTLALESDIDAIARESGKIPADWRKRLPNNSSPYTSTIVFLVRKGNPKEIKDWGDLVKDDVQIITPNPKTSGGARWNYLAAWAWAHKQFGGDEEKIKGFVGDLYKHAPVLDTGARGSLTTFAQRQIGDVLLAWENEAALAGAEFGADQFDIVVPPSSILAEPPVTIVDGNVDAKGTRKVAEAYLNYLYSDEGQQIAAKHFYRPSNPAVVPAEILQNLPKLELVSIDDPIFGGWSKAQPYHFGDGGIFDQIYKPASSN
- the cysT gene encoding sulfate ABC transporter permease subunit CysT, whose product is MSTAAATRGGWAFRKPSVIPGFGLTLGFTIVYLTLIILIPLAGIAWRSADLGWNDFWAIASDPRVIKALQISFGASLAAAIVNTVFGMIVAWVLVRYRFPGRRILDAAVDLPFALPTAVAGISLAAIYAPNGLIGQFLAPLGIKVAFTPLGIVVALIFIGLPFVVRTVQPVMEEIDREVEEAAATLGASRFQTVFRIILPGLAPAMLTGFALAFARAVGEYGSVIFIAGNIPYVSEIAPLLIVIKLEEFNYAGATAIAAVMLVLSFVMLFLINLIQAWSRRRYGYGA